The genomic segment TCACCTATATCGGTGGTTTGGCCGGTGGGTTCTTTGTTGCCTTTTCCGCCACTAACTGGGCCAACTCGGTGGAAGCTGAAGTCTATGGTCTGGCTTTGTGGCTGTCGGTAACAATTGTCTGGCTGACCCTGCGCTATTACGAGCAGCGCGGAACCTCCACCGGGCAGATAACGCTTATGCTGGTCTCTTACCTGGCGATGGTCGGTATTGGAATCCACATGACCGTTTTCCTTGTGGTACCGATCTGCGCGTTGTTTTTCATACTTCACCGGGGGGCGACGATTCGAGACTGGAGTATCCTTTGTGGATTTGTCCTTTTCGAACTGATGCTGATAATCACGTTCTCCAATACAATAGCCGATCCAGCACAGGGCAGTAAAATGTTCTACCTGTTCAGTGCGGTGGGGGCGATAGTCTTGTTTGTTCTACTGTACCGCAAAATCAACTGGGCAGTATTGGTGGCGCTCGGGTCTCTCTTCACCATCATGATGAGCTTTTCGTTGTATATCAAGGTGCTGCCGATTGCTACGGTGTTGATTGTAGTGCTGGCCTTTGTCTCGAAGAAATACAACCTTGGCTTGCAGTGGAAAGCAGCCCTGATGGTGCTATTTGTCGGCTTAATGGGCATGTCGGTACATGCGTTCATACCTATCCGCTCCGCTCAGAGCCCGCGCATTGATGAGAACAATCCTTCACGTGACTACCGTACTTTTGTCAACTACCTGGATCGCAAGCAATATGGCCAGACTTCTATGGTCGATCGTATGTTTAAAAGGCGCGGCGAATTCAGCAACCAATTTGGCCGCCATCCACATATGGGTTTCTGGTCCTATTTTGAGGAACAGTATTCAACCGGCCGATGGGGTTTCGCACCGTTTTTCATCCTCGGAATGATCGGCGTTCTGGTGGCAATTCGAAAACGTCTGGAGATCGGTCTGCCGTTCTTCGTGCTGTTGATAGTTTGTTCGGCGGGGCTGATATTGTATATGAATTTCGCCGATGGTGTACGTTATGACGTACGCACCGGCGACGCCTACCTCGAAGTACGAAACCGTGATTATTTCTTCACGCCGGCTTTTGTGTTCTTTGGCATTGCGATGGGGCTTGGGATAGTTGCGGTATCTCAGTTCCTGCGTGACAAGCTCGGAGCTGGGAATCCGGGTATGAAAAAGACAATCGCTTACGCCAGTTCGATACTGTTGCTACTACCGATTGTTGGTTTAACCAAGAATTTCCATCCCAATGATCGTTCCAAAGATACTATCCCGTACAACTATGCGGCCAACCTTCTTGACAGTTGCGAACCAAACGCCATTCTGTTCACCTCCGGCGACAATGACACATTCCCGCTTTGGTGTATCCAGGAGGTCTATAAATACCGTCTGGATGTACGGGTCGTCAACCTGTCGCTATTGAATACGGATTGGTATGTCGAGCAAATGAAAAACCGCTTCAATGTCCCGATTTCACTTTCCGACTCACAGATTGTCTGGCATCCGTTCGAGGTCAGACCGGGACTTTGGGCCGGACGTCCACTCAAGCCGTTCTATGATCGACCCCGGCAACGTGCCACTTACCTTCAGGGGGGACCCTTCGAGGGCCGGATTTGCAAAGTTCAAGACATGATGGTGGACGAAATCGTTCTCACAAACAAATGGGAGAATCCAATCTATTTCAGTTCTCCTCCGTATGCTGAATCGCCATTGAAACTCAGGGAGCGCGCTACCTCGGTCGGGTTGCTGTATCGGCTGGATCGGGAACCTGGCGAACGATTGATTGATCCTGATCGTGGCTACGATCTAATGATGAATACGTACCGCTACGATGGTTATGCCAATTCGGATGTCTATCGCAATGAGAATTCCACCGGCGTATTTCTGAGCTACGGCGTGAACGCAGTCCGGCTCTATGACGAACTCAACCGCCGAGGAGAAAAGGACAAAGCCGAGCAAACCCTGCGGAAAATTATCGATGTCTACCCCGAATACTGGCAGTCCTATCTGCTGCTCGGAGATATGTTGGCAGCTAATGGTGATCATGCGGCCCCGGAATCTCTGCTGGTACAGCTGCAAGATACACTGACCTCATTCCTGGCTTCAAATGAAGAAAACTTCTTCTATCGCCAGGACCTGGGTATTACTAAGGTGGAACTTGGACGCTTACGAAAGAACCAGGCGCTGATTGATGAAGGAATTGACATGATGTGGGTGGCTTTTAGAGCCAACATGAACAATAGTTACAGTTTCCGAAAACTCATCAGTGTTCTGGGTAGTGAAAATCGTTATTCTGACATTCAACGAGCGGCCGCCATGTTTGCCAATTACAAAGTCAATCGCAATGATCCCGGGGTTCAGCAATTATTAGGATTGGGGACTCCCTCCGGGATGCCCATGCCGCGTCAAGGCCAATGAGAAACGATACGAAATGACCTTTAGCGCTCCCGTCACCGACGGGGGCGCTTTTTATTACACGTTATCTTCGGGTTGGAATCGTTGTCCCTGACAGGCTGTAACCATGACGCCGGCGATATTGGCCATCAATGCACTCCAGCATCTTCTCGGAAACAAATTCCTGCAGGATGGAATCATGGTCATCATGATATCTGGCTATCGTTCGCGTCACTTCCGTAGCGCTGTAAGATAGGCCTGGTTCGAACTGAGCAAGAATATATTCGAGCACATGATGCCGGGTTGTTCTTCTGGGAGACTCCGGATGGGCGGGTTTCCTGATTTTGGTTTTCCGGGGTTCGGTCCGTCTATTGCCGTTGGAGTTCTGTTCCAGCCAATCGAAAACAGACTGCTCTGGGATCCGCCAGTCTTTCCCGATCTTGTAGGCAGCGATCTCACCCGATTGTATTTTGCGCGTGATTACCTGCACATTCATCTTGAGTTTCTTGGCCAATTCGGCAGTTGTGAAGAATTCCGTATCCCTTATAAGACCTTCGTAGTATTCCACAGATGTACTCCTTGGTGCATAGTATATTCGTGATAACCAAACGGATAATAACCTCTCTTGTGACCGGGTCAAGCATTTAACAGTACTATGTTGTACGCTCCATACCACTGTTATGGTACTTGTCTGGTATTGTGGTTCTAACTGACCTCAAAGTGCCGGGGTTCGGCGCGATAGGGTATTTTTTTCGGCACAGTTCTGGACATCAGCGGTACAATCGGTATATTGTGTCCTAATCGCTGAATCATCTCTTATGGAGACATGACATGTTTCGATATTTTTCCGTTTCTCGATTTTTGGTCGTAGTCCTCGTGATGTTGGTACTTTACCCGGCTTCAATACATGCTGGCCAGGTGAGTACCCGGGAGGCTGTGGAAAACATCTACTACTACTTCGATCTTTTGGTATCTGACAACCTTGAATCAGCTCGAAATCTCTGGACCGAGTCAGTAATCGAACGCTCGGAACGATTCGGGATTGAATACGATGACATTCCCATCAAGCTCGACTGTTCTTCGCCGGTAATGCAAGATCTTCCAACTCTGCGCGATCAGCTTTACCGATCCATTCGAAAGATGAGCGGACTGGATGGAAGCACCGAGTATTTCACAGGTGAATACTCGGCCACACTCAACAACCAGAAAGTAACCCACTTGTATTACACATACTATGATGGTGACTATTTCTGGCTTACCCATGCGCAGGATTATTATGGTCGTGACTGGACCGTTATTGAGAGCAAGTATTTCCGGATTCGCTGCCACCCCGACCGTATCGCCTATCTCAATCCTACCACATTGGCCGAGGCGGATCATTTTGTCAGTGACATGGCGGAATCGCTGGGAATGTTGCGAGCTGATCTTAAGACATTCCAGGAGAAGAAAATAGAGTACTATTACTGCCCATCTGACAGTGTGGTCAAACTGATTACCGGCTTTCGTACCAGAGGAATGCTGGACTTGCCCACCAATGATGTCATCAGTGCCTATTTCCCGCATTTTCATGAAGTTGCACACCTGCTGATCAATGTCCGTTTGAAGCAGCTACCACTCTACACTTTGCCGCTGTTACAAGAAGGTTTGGCAGTGTATCTGGGCGGTCGGTGGGGAAAATCGACTGAAACGCTGAATTACCTGGCCGGGTTTCTTCAGGATCATGGTCTAGTTGAAATTGACTCCATTATCACCATGGAGCTCTTCAAGCAAATGGCCACTGCGGACATGTCCTATCCTGTGGCTGGTTTGTTCACGGCCTACGTTGTCGATGCCATAGGGATGGACAAGTATCTGGAACTATACCGGTCACTATCTGGCACCAACAGCACTCTTTCTAAAATGGACGTCGAGGCCGTGCACAAGATCTTCTGCGAAACACTGGAGGAGCCGGATTGGCTGAGCGTAATGCAGAGTTATGGTACTTATGCAGAACGTCAATTGGGAAAAGAGAGCGCTTTTGCTCCCGGCGGAACCGTACAGGGCAGAAAACTCCTCGAAACCGACGACCTTGTCGTTACTGAGGACAAGGAATGGGTTTCGATCCTTGTAACCGGAGGTGGACAACAGCCCCCCTCTGGCGATCTGTTTTTCGGACTCAATGAAGAGCTAGTGGGCCAGCATTCTTTGCTTTTCGATGAACAGCACAGCGATTCCAAACCTTTGATCGGCTATCGCTACTGTATCCGTTTTGATGCCAACGAGGCTGGCTTATATGACTTCGCCACCAACCAACTGCTGGGCAAGTTCATCAATGGCCTGACCCCGTCCGATGAGTATTTCTTTGCCGAAGGTAGCGGTATTGCTCTGAAGTTCCGCAAAGAACTCTCAGGTAAGGTCGTTCCTAAGAAGGGTGATTTCGAACTGATTTTGAAGTAGAAGAAGACGATTCCAGCTATGCCGAACATGTCATTTGCTACCCTGTTTATCCTGTCCCTCCTATTGGTGGGGGTGGTCTGGTTGCTGGTGATGTCGCTCCGTCGTCAGTCTCAAGCCTCAATTCCTGGCCGACTTTTCGAAAGCATCGAGAGTCTGAAGGCTGAATTGGTCGCCAAACAGCTGGAAGGTTTGGTTGCCTTGCGGCAGACGCTCGACGAAACCAATCGGACAATCAACGAGCGCCTGGCCCAGGGTAATTCTTCGGTTGATAGACGGTTGGAGATTATCGGAGAGATCGAACACAAACTGGGACAACTTCAGCAACAGACAGAAAATATCGAACAGATCGGCAACAACATCCAATCTCTATCGGACCTTCTCAAGCCACCGAAGATGCGGGGTGTTTTGGGCGAAATGTTGCTGGAAAACCTGCTGGCTTCTATTCTTCCGCAAAAGTTGTTCTCAATGCAGTACAATCTGACCTCAGGTTGCCGGGTGGATGCGGTAGTCCGGCTGGGCAACAAGTTGCTGCCGATTGACTCCAAATTCCCCCTTGAATCATACCAGCGTCTGGTCACAAACCATGAACCAGACATAGCACAGAAACAATTCCGCCAGGCTCTGAAGAAACAGATCGACAGTATTCACGACAAGTATCTGCTGCCCGAACAGGGAACGACCGAGTTTGCCGTCATGTATATTCCCTCCGAGGCAGTGTACTACCAGATGGTTGCTGGAGAAGACCAGGAATTGTTTGATTATGCGCTGAGAGTACGCGTCATCCCCAGTTCACCGGGGCATCTGTACGCATTCCTGGCATCGTTGGCGGCGATGCAGACCGGAACGGAACTGGCTGGAGACACAGCTCGCTTGAGTGCGGCCGTTACCAGCTTGAGTGAATCACTGTCTCGTTTGACGAAGTTGCACGACCGTATAGAAGGATCATCACGCTCTCTGAGCCTGAGCCTGTCGAAGGCGCGCGATGAACTGGGCGATATGACCCATCAACTGGACCGCTTGCAACGCCCGGCAGAGCGAGAAGATGAATCGACGTCAACGGTCGGGACGGAGTAATCCTCTCTACTCCTCTTTCTGCAACTCTTCCAGGAGTCTATCTCGTAAATTGATTATCGCTGGGGTGTCGGTTTCCTCTGGGGCTAGCTCAATGAATTTGTCATAGAGCAATAACGCCTGTCGGGGATGACCCTGCTTTTCGAGGATGAAACCCTTGATCAAATATGGATAAGGCTGTGACGGATCAGCAGTCATCAATTCGTCAGCCATTTCCTCGGCGTCGACCAGCATCCCGGTCCGGAACTTGATAATCATAACATCGGTTCGGATTTCCAGATCCGACGGAAAAAGTGTGGCTGTTTTTTCCGCCTGAACGAGAGCATGGGCGTAGTTTTGCATATCACGGTAGTACCGGTACAGATTCATCTGATGTTCTTTGCCGTACGGCTCAAACAGCAGGGCTGTGTCAATCTGCGGCTTGGCCAGCCGGTACCGTTGCATCTCCATCTGGATCGTGGCATAGAGCGCCCGTGGTTGCATCCAGTACGGATTGCGAGCAATCAGGTTGTTGAGAGAACGGAGAGCGTCGGACGTCTTTCCCCCAACCGTCAGCTCAACCACACCCTGATAATCAAGGTAGTCAGGCGCTTTTACAATGTGCTTCCAATCCCATTCGTTGGCTTTGTCGATATCCTTGCGATAGAAATAAGCATCACGAAAAGCAGGGGTACCTGCAATCCAATACGCATCATGTCGGTCAAGGTAATCCTCAACATACCCCTCGGCCAAACTGATACTGGTGTAAACCGGGACAAAACTCAGCGGTAACATTACTGTTATGGCCACAACTAACGCTGGCAGGATTGATCGTTCAGGAATGGTACCATTACCATTGTCACTCAGTCGATCCCTTAGCATTAGGGCCAGCAGTAGCCCTCCCGGCATCAGGTACGCTGCCAAACGTGGAAGGTCCAGGACTATACTGTTGATCGGATCGGTTACGAAGACGATCGTAAATCCGCCCAGGCAGAGGTACATCATCGCCACCGTCATGGGCTGGGTGTAGATTCGGGTAATAGACCGCATCAATAGGTATTTAAGTAACAGCGTCAGTGGATAAATGAGCAATACGATTTGTACAATGTCCCCCAACCGACGCCAGGAGATCAGTCCATAATCGAACTGGGGCAATTTGCCGGTGAGAAACAGGACGTACCGGGAAAGCTCAAGATTTTGTCCGGCCCAGGAATAGAAACCTACGAACATACCGGCCCACAAAACCAGAGGCAGTAGCAATGTTGCTATGTTATGCCTTCCCCGAGCGGCGGTCAACGAAACATAGATTGCCGCCGGGGCGAGGTAAATTAGCGTCGCATGGAAGAAAAGTCCCACAATGACAACGCCCCACATAGTCATGAATCGCACTGCCGACAAACGTTCGTAGAGGCGTGCAACAGTATAGGTAAACCAGATTGTACATGCCACTACCACCGGCTCGACACCTACAAAGCCAAACTGAACCAGAAACTGTGGTCCAAAGAAAATGACAGCAAAAAGGACAAGGCGTTGCCGGTATTCTGACGTCAAAGCGCCAACCAGTTTGATCGCGCCTACCAGTGAGAGGGCCGTACATGAGAAAGCGAAGCTCTTCCAGGCGACAACGCCAGCCGTGTTGGCATGAATTTCAAACAGACCAACCAGTTGAAAAATCAACCAGACGGTCATCATTGAACCATACTCGTACCAACGAAAGATGACATCAGGAGTCTGAGCAATTTGGGCTACCCGAAGATTGCCGCCGCCATAGAGAAAGGAATCGTACTGGAAGAATAGCAATAGCAAAAACAAGCCCACCGCGCTCGTAATCACACCACGAGTTGAAGTTAGCCACAAGGTCGCTTTGTCGTAGAAACGGATTAGAAACGCGGTCAAGCCACCGAGAACCAGCAGCCAGATAACAATGTAGAGAATGGGGATATGTCGCCAGTGATCGAACGACCAGCCATTGTCAAAGATGCTATGTCCAAATATCTGCGCGACGATAAACAGGATTACCGAACTCAGGAGCACAATAATCAGTGATTTGTCATTAGAAGTTTTTGGCATTCTATTCTATAACTCCTGGCGACCATCCATAGCCCGAGCCAGTGTCACCGAATCAGCATATTCGAGGTCCGATCCAACCGGCAAACCCCGGGCGATGCGGGTCACACTTAGGCCAAGCGGTTTGAGCAACTGAGCCAGGTAGATGGCGGTCGCTTCACCTTCCACGTTCGGATTTGTGGCGATGACAACTTCTTTCAAGTCATCGTTAATACGGGCGAGCAACTCTTTGATTTTTAGATCATCGGGGCCAATGCCGTCCAGTGGCGAAAGTCGGCCACCGAGGACATGAAAACAACCACTGAAGCCCTCGACTTTGTCCATCGCAGCCGCATCGGCTGATTCCTCGACCACGCAAATAATGCTGGTCTGACGCGAGGGATCGCTGCACACGTGGCAGGGATCTGTCTCGGAAATATTACAACAAACAGAGCAAAACCCGACCTTCTCCTTTACCTCACGGATCGTGTTGGCCAGGTCCAGAGCTTCCTCGCGGGGCAACTTGAGGATATGAAAAGCGAGTCTCGTGGCAGTCTTGCGTCCGATACCGGGCAGACTGGCCAGGCGATTGGCGAGACGTTCTAACGATGCGGCCGACTTGAACATCATGATGGCACTAGAAAGGGAGGTTCATTCCCGGGAGATTCAAACCACCCGTTACCGAGGACATCATCTCAGATTGAAGTTCCGCTACTTTCTCAATTCCCTGATTGACAGCGGCGGCGATCAGGTCCTGCAGCATTTCGATGTCTTCAGGATCAACAACTTCCGGATCGATGGTAATAGAGACAACTTCGTTCTTGCCATTAACAATAACTTTGACCATTCCACCGCCGGCACTGCCTTCAACTTCCTTCTCGGCCAGTTCTTCCTGCATTGCTGCCATCTTGGCCTGCATCTGCTGAACTTGCTTCATCATATTTCCGAGTCCACCTTTACCCATGATGTTATCCTTTCGTGAAATCAGCGTCCTTTGTCTACTTGTTTTACACCGATGATCTCGCCATCGACTTTTTCGAGGAGTTTCCGCAGACGCGGTGAGTTCTCCTGAAGACGGGCCAGATCAATCTTCGGTTTGCTATCTGTATCAGCACCTCGCGGCAGATCCTTCTTGTTGGGATCAACTTCGAAAATGAGTCTGACATTAGCCCGATAATAGTCTCCTAAGGTCTGAAGTACCATATTCAGATTATCCGGTTTCTGGATGACCTGGACCGAGGCAGCCATATTGGAACCAAAGACAAGTTTGATCTTGTTGTCAACTACTCCGCCGATCTCGCCCATCCCGAGCTGTGAGGCCAGCATTGCATTATTCTGTTTCAGGGTCGTTATAAAGCTCTCCCACCCGGCCTGAACTTGTGGCAGGTTTAGGGTGCCGGTATAATCAGCAGGCGGCTGTGGGACAGTCTCCGGTTTTTTCACAAACGTTACCGGTTCGCCGACGGGATCACCTTTTTTTTTTGGCGGCACCGCCGCTGAAACGATGTTGGGATTGGCTTTGAGATGGGCCAGGATTTCTTCAAAGCGAACCGTCGATTCCAGCGTAGCCATTCGTACCGCACCGGTTTCAAGCACCAGGCGCTCCTCAAGGCCACTACGAAGATCACGGAGGAGTCCGGCAGCAATGGTCATCAAACGAACGATGTCACCTGTCGAAAAGAAACGGGCCTGTTCGAGATAGACGGTCATCTCATCCACATCCAAATCAAGCTGTTCTTTGACGGACTCATCGGTACTCAGAATCATCAGGATGCGAAAATGGTCAAGCAGTTCGTGGAGAAAATCTTTGGCATCGGTGCCGGACTTATCAATATTGCGCACCAATCCCAGAACAAGCGGGGCATCTCCGGCGGCCACTCCGGCTGTATAATCAAAGAGGGTCTGTCGTTCAACAAGGCCCAGCGCTTCAACAACCTGAGCAGACGAAACAGTATCTCCGGCATAGGCGATAACTTGATCGAGAAGCGAAAGGCAGTCACGCACCGAACCATCAGCCCGGCGAGCCAGCAACACCAGCGAGGCGTTGTCAATCAGCAGTTTCTCTGCTTCGGCTATTTTCCTTAGATGCTTTGCCAGATCAGTTGATGAAACTCTTTTGAAATCAAAACGCTGGGTGCGAGAGAGGATTGTCTCGGGAACTTTCAGAGGCTCGGTTGTGGCGAATACAAATATGACATGATCGGGAGGCTCCTCAAGCGTCTTCAGCAAAGCATCGAAAGCCGCACCTGAGAGACGGTGGACTTCGTCGATAATGAAAATGCGTTTTTTCCCCGATGTAGGCAAATATCGCACGTTCTCACGCAGGGTACGCACATCATCGACCCCCGTGTTTGAGGCGGCATCGATCTCAAGCACATCCAGTGAACTGCCGGCCGTTATTTCGACACAGACCGAACATTCGCCACAAGGAGTTGCCGTAGGGCCTTCGGCGCAGTTGAGGCATTTAGCCAATACTCTGGCGGTAGTCGTTTTTCCGGTCCCGCGAGGGCCACAGAATAGATAGCCCGAACCCACACGGTCGTTCTTGACAGCGTTCTGCAGAGTACGAGTGACATGTTCCTGAGCTACTATGTCCTCGAACGTCTGCGGACGGTATTTACGAGCGAAAATCTGATATGCCATAACGGTCCAATATAGTCAATGCGGTCTCAAGGCCAAATCATATTTTACACGAACAGCCTGTTGGTTATTGAAGATTGACATACGCACGATGAGGATCGTTTATTAGATGAACTGTTTGAAGAGGAAAGCATGATCCCCATATCTATCAGGGAAGCCCTGATTGTTTGCTTTGTTGCCTGTGTCATCGGACCTCTTGCTCTGCCGGACACAGGTGTGGCGGGAACACTGGATGCGCCTAATATCCCCAGCCAGGTCCGGGTGGGAGGGGTCGGGATCAAAGGTGGCATAATCAACATGGGGATTATCAACGTCAACGGATACGAGCATAATCCGGGGCCGTCTGTTACGTTCGGAGTGTTCTTCAACATCCATCTGGTTGGGAAATTCATGGTTTCTCCTACGGTTGACCTGCACAATATCCACATCTATGACACCGACGAATTTCTGGGTGATTTCAGCCTGGGGCTGAAATATATGCACTATATTCCTCGTTCCGGCATCGCCGTTCGTCCCGGAGTGTACTTCGGTCTGGGCCATTTAGGACCGTGGGAGGTGATGACGCAATCGACTAACTACCTGATGATCAAAGCCTCCACAGAGGTTCTGCTGTTTTCGCGAGCACGCTATGCGTGGGTTATTGATGTTGGCTTCACGTATGGGAAGGGTGGCAATAGCGCCTATGATATCTCGATCAATCCATCCCTGACAGTGCGGGTGGGATTCGAGTATTGAGGGCGAATATGGTTCGGGGGCAAACGGAATTCCAGACGCACCCCAAAATTCTCTTGGCAAATCTGCCGATAGACACTATTGTAGGGACCGTCACGGGACGATTACTTGACTTGTGACGAAGCTTTCACCGATGGTGTTGACACCGAAGGTGATAGATTAATGGGGCAGTAGCTCAGTTGGGAGAGCGCAACGTTCGCAACGTTGAGGTCGTCGGTTCGATCCCGATCTGCTCCATTTTCTTCTTCTCTCCATAACATAGCAACTGGACATAATCTTGGTAGGGTGGAATCCTTCTTAGTGGTTCCGCAGACTTCTGTGGGCGGCAGACGCCCTAAACAGGTGATACCTGTCGTCTGCCCTAACCATCTGTCATACCGGACTTGATCCAAAAAAAGAACCTGTCATACCGGACTTCAGGCACTGCCTGTTGATCCGGTATCCAGTTCCAGATTCGAAGACTGGATTCCGGCGTTCGCCGGAAAGACGGACTTAACAAGGCAGACCACCACAACCGGAAACCCCTTGTTAATAGGCTCTTTTGTGCTATATTGACTCTCAACGAGTACTCACATACTGCTTCTAAGGAGATTACAAACATGAAGACTCTATCACTATTGAGAAATTGCATCTTTGTTGTCTTCCTTGTGACATTATCAAGTATCAGTGCTTTCTCACAAGATATGTTTGCCCCGCCGGTTAACTATGCCGTTGGTGATAGCCCTGCCTCTGTTTTCTCGATTGATTTCAACGGCGATGGTTACAATGATCTAGCAACTTCGACCTGGGGCTCTGACAATGTCTCGATACTGCTGGGTTATGGCGACGGAACATTCCAGTCTGCGGTTAACTATGACGCCGGAGATTACCCTAACTCTGTTTTCTCAATTGATTTTGACGGGGATGGCGACAACGATCTGGCGATTGCGAATGGCTACGTTAACAATGTTTGGATACTGCTGGGCAATGGCGATGGAACATTCCAGTCTGCGGTTAACTATTTCGTCAGTGGTCACCCTGTCTTTGTTTTCTCGATTGATTTTAACGGCGATGGCGACAATGATCTAGCGACTGCGAACCATTACAATGACGATGTTTCGATACTGCTGGGCAATGGCGACGGAACATTCCAGTCTGCGTTTGACTATCACGTCGGAGATGGCCCTAGCTCTGTTTTCTCGATTGATTTTAACGGTGATGGCCACAATGATCTGGCGACTGCTAACTATAGTTCTGACAATATATCGATACTGTTGGGCGATGGCGACGGAACCTTCCAAGGTGCGGATAACTATACCGCCGGAGATGGTCCTCGGTCTGTTTTCTCGATTGATCTAAACGGCGATGGTTACAATGATCTGGCCACTGCTAACTATTTGTCTGACAATGTTTCGATACTGCTGGGCAATGGCGACGGAACATTCCAGTCTGCAGTTAACTATGCCGCTGGAAGTGAATCTTTCTCTGTTTTCTTGATTGATTTTAACGGCGATGGTAACAATGATCTGGCCACTGTGGACTATAACTCTGCTAATGTTTCGATACTACTGGGCAATGGCGACGGAACATTCCAGGGTGCGGTTAACTATGCCGCCGGATATGGGCCTCGGTCTGTTTTCTCAGCTGATCTTGACGGGGACGGTGACTATGATCTTGCAACGGCGAATGGCAATTCTGACAATGTTTCAGTACTAATCAATCAAACTAATCCATACGGTCCGCCCGTCTCGCACATATTGCTTGACAGTATTTCGCTCTTTACACTCGCACTGGATACCACATTTACTCCGACTGACCTACCCGCCATTGAAGCTGGCAGCAATATGAGAATATTTGGTCGTGTTCTCGACATCGGCTACACCGGCATCCCAGCGAAGACTGTTCGTTGTTATGATCCAATCACCGGGGACCTGTTTCTGGGTGACTCTGCCGTATTCAGAGTCACGACCGATGAGTCAGGCAGTTTCATATATCCTGACACGCTCTTAGTACCTGACGGTATCTCGTGCGACGAGGTTGATCAACATGGTCTCTGGTTCAATGCCGGCAATGCAGCAATACCTCTGTCAGTCATGCTCTACGAAGATTGCGGTGGGTACGATTGCCTCTCCGATTCGCTGCAAACCTGGTTGGCATCATCGAGTTTCCCTGAGGGCACGGTTGTCGGGACGGTTGATTCTCTCGATGAGCTCTACACACCAATTGCACCATACCCGCCCGTTGCCAACGATCTGAGCTCACCGCTCAACGACGAGTTCTTTGAAGGATATGCATGGAGCTACAGCGGTGATACGGTCGAAACATTTCTTCACGGTCCGGCAGGGTGGCTTGAAAGAGGATTGGTCGCTCATGAGCAACGTACTGAAGCTGTCGTGTCCACTCTAAAAGACTATTCCCAGCAATCTGC from the Candidatus Zixiibacteriota bacterium genome contains:
- the dnaX gene encoding DNA polymerase III subunit gamma/tau; its protein translation is MAYQIFARKYRPQTFEDIVAQEHVTRTLQNAVKNDRVGSGYLFCGPRGTGKTTTARVLAKCLNCAEGPTATPCGECSVCVEITAGSSLDVLEIDAASNTGVDDVRTLRENVRYLPTSGKKRIFIIDEVHRLSGAAFDALLKTLEEPPDHVIFVFATTEPLKVPETILSRTQRFDFKRVSSTDLAKHLRKIAEAEKLLIDNASLVLLARRADGSVRDCLSLLDQVIAYAGDTVSSAQVVEALGLVERQTLFDYTAGVAAGDAPLVLGLVRNIDKSGTDAKDFLHELLDHFRILMILSTDESVKEQLDLDVDEMTVYLEQARFFSTGDIVRLMTIAAGLLRDLRSGLEERLVLETGAVRMATLESTVRFEEILAHLKANPNIVSAAVPPKKKGDPVGEPVTFVKKPETVPQPPADYTGTLNLPQVQAGWESFITTLKQNNAMLASQLGMGEIGGVVDNKIKLVFGSNMAASVQVIQKPDNLNMVLQTLGDYYRANVRLIFEVDPNKKDLPRGADTDSKPKIDLARLQENSPRLRKLLEKVDGEIIGVKQVDKGR
- a CDS encoding VCBS repeat-containing protein gives rise to the protein MKTLSLLRNCIFVVFLVTLSSISAFSQDMFAPPVNYAVGDSPASVFSIDFNGDGYNDLATSTWGSDNVSILLGYGDGTFQSAVNYDAGDYPNSVFSIDFDGDGDNDLAIANGYVNNVWILLGNGDGTFQSAVNYFVSGHPVFVFSIDFNGDGDNDLATANHYNDDVSILLGNGDGTFQSAFDYHVGDGPSSVFSIDFNGDGHNDLATANYSSDNISILLGDGDGTFQGADNYTAGDGPRSVFSIDLNGDGYNDLATANYLSDNVSILLGNGDGTFQSAVNYAAGSESFSVFLIDFNGDGNNDLATVDYNSANVSILLGNGDGTFQGAVNYAAGYGPRSVFSADLDGDGDYDLATANGNSDNVSVLINQTNPYGPPVSHILLDSISLFTLALDTTFTPTDLPAIEAGSNMRIFGRVLDIGYTGIPAKTVRCYDPITGDLFLGDSAVFRVTTDESGSFIYPDTLLVPDGISCDEVDQHGLWFNAGNAAIPLSVMLYEDCGGYDCLSDSLQTWLASSSFPEGTVVGTVDSLDELYTPIAPYPPVANDLSSPLNDEFFEGYAWSYSGDTVETFLHGPAGWLERGLVAHEQRTEAVVSTLKDYSQQSAANVRILAIRGENGWVMANEIDKALWPENLMWNIMSYGIEGAMCGVGLASVGGAFIGCAPLLISISADLTKKYVVPSTCSDELRDIEYEVCIATSESSIDVGAFVLTAAVSGGPQLAKHLGSFHNPGRLTKAARLYIALDIADDIHTFGEVAMIGLDVINTTFEHYIHPSTGIVQSYGFSNMTYVGSRIPMLQGQDLQVMTTLRNDFNIQPAASWDNMANPMFLNVAVHPDRGVYEDGPQSSIAPQCQVINQSIAYDITWDIEDHDNLIYSTSVPISSLPGFVAGQPYMASIVSSGSDLCSNNGTGNDQCMLNQCTVEGAVIHTPGGEGVDIPSSSVLEAIWVGIGSIFGGIGGGWKSSALLLDDDAVSGHVLNIQPDTIVLLNPATITVIMDTSDIQYLDSVHVLYMGRWNDSQGEWERLPVTLDSSTGMVTVVDTRFGYYAPIIAHNSGCCVGIRGNVDYVLPDEINIADLTYLVAYLFTGGAEPPCIDESDIDGNGEINIADLTYLVAYLFTGGPAPVACP